A genomic stretch from Marinimicrobium sp. C6131 includes:
- a CDS encoding thermostable hemolysin — MSSSCLLPLKVDLFDPSVTELMPVGDWKLCSVDPESRATDAIAFFIEQRFRAAYGRCPSLVVPSPLILVARSGLVMAAVGTRHAADQPLFLEDYLDHPIEDYLPPGALGHREGVVEIAHLAGAVEGVSRLFFPAIARWLVTQGVEWICFTGTQSIRLSFAKMGVKPRVLGPALPERLQGAAQDWGAYYQNRPEVVLAHVPSGVEAMRHTGWLEKNHGLR, encoded by the coding sequence ATGTCATCTTCCTGCTTGTTGCCGTTAAAAGTGGACCTGTTCGATCCGTCCGTCACAGAGCTGATGCCCGTGGGGGACTGGAAACTGTGCTCGGTAGATCCCGAATCACGGGCCACAGACGCTATTGCCTTCTTCATCGAACAGCGCTTTCGTGCGGCGTATGGGCGTTGCCCGTCGCTTGTTGTCCCCTCTCCTCTGATTCTTGTCGCCCGGTCCGGGCTGGTTATGGCCGCGGTGGGCACACGGCACGCGGCAGATCAGCCTTTGTTCCTTGAGGATTATCTGGACCATCCCATTGAGGATTATCTACCTCCAGGCGCCCTTGGCCATCGGGAAGGGGTCGTGGAGATCGCTCACTTGGCCGGCGCCGTTGAGGGCGTCAGTCGATTGTTCTTTCCCGCGATTGCTCGATGGTTGGTTACCCAAGGTGTCGAATGGATCTGTTTTACCGGAACTCAATCGATCCGGCTGAGTTTCGCAAAAATGGGTGTTAAACCGAGGGTACTCGGCCCAGCGTTGCCCGAGCGGCTGCAGGGGGCGGCGCAAGACTGGGGGGCGTATTACCAGAACCGCCCCGAAGTGGTGCTGGCGCACGTTCCCAGTGGTGTCGAGGCAATGCGGCACACCGGTTGGCTGGAAAAAAACCACGGTCTGAGGTAG
- a CDS encoding cation diffusion facilitator family transporter: protein MHDHGHSHGGEGARIGWAFFLNVGFTIIEFVGGVLTNSTAIMADAVHDLGDSLSIGFAWLLARLSSKQATASFTYGYRRFSLLGSFINALVLIVGSVWVLSEAIPRLDDPPMPMAGGMLGMAVFGVLVNGFAAYKLSKGKTLNERVLNWHLMEDVLGWVAVLVVAIILMFVDWPILDPLLSIGFTLFILFNVGRNFWQTVRLFLQASPSPELKQSVEQTLRSLPGVEDLHHLHLWSLDGERHVLSVHLRTGVLNSVEDQKQLKHAISHALSEYELAHTTVELEFDTEPCRDR from the coding sequence ATGCACGATCATGGTCACAGTCATGGAGGCGAAGGTGCGCGCATCGGCTGGGCGTTTTTCCTGAACGTTGGCTTTACCATTATTGAGTTTGTCGGTGGTGTACTGACTAACAGTACTGCCATCATGGCCGATGCAGTGCACGATCTGGGCGACTCCTTGTCTATCGGGTTTGCCTGGTTGCTGGCCCGGTTGAGCAGTAAGCAGGCTACGGCCAGCTTCACCTACGGGTATCGTCGTTTCTCCTTATTGGGCTCTTTCATAAACGCGTTGGTACTCATTGTCGGCTCGGTGTGGGTGCTCAGTGAGGCGATTCCCCGACTCGATGATCCGCCCATGCCGATGGCAGGGGGCATGCTGGGCATGGCGGTTTTTGGTGTACTCGTCAATGGTTTTGCCGCCTACAAGCTCAGCAAGGGTAAGACGCTGAATGAACGCGTCCTGAACTGGCACCTGATGGAAGACGTATTGGGCTGGGTCGCCGTTTTGGTGGTAGCGATCATTCTGATGTTCGTCGATTGGCCGATTCTTGACCCATTGCTTTCTATCGGCTTTACTTTGTTCATTCTGTTCAATGTGGGTCGCAATTTCTGGCAGACAGTCAGACTGTTCCTGCAGGCGTCCCCAAGTCCAGAACTGAAGCAGTCCGTAGAACAAACCCTGCGTTCGCTGCCGGGCGTCGAGGACCTGCACCATTTGCATCTTTGGTCGTTAGATGGAGAGCGTCATGTGTTGTCCGTGCACCTGAGAACAGGGGTGCTGAACAGCGTTGAAGACCAGAAACAGTTGAAACATGCCATTTCTCACGCCCTTTCCGAGTATGAGTTGGCACATACAACGGTTGAGCTGGAGTTCGATACAGAGCCATGTAGGGATCGTTGA
- a CDS encoding efflux RND transporter permease subunit translates to MQAIIRAALQNRLLVVVIALAAVIGGYAAYRSLPVDAYPDISPSLVQVFVETEGLAPEEVEKYVTYPLESAMNGLPKLDHVRSVSNFGLSVVNIYFEDGTDIYFARQLVSERLQQAREAIPNGFGEPVMGPITTGLGQILFYVLEDTSGEYSRTEMREIQDWIVKFNLQTVKGVTEVLSIGGNVKQFQVRIDPEALLRYDISLPQVKRRIEANNANAGAQFIIQNDEQYIVRSVGLAKNLDDLRNIVVKSVDGIPVYLHQLGELAIGGEIRRGLTTKDGEGEAVVGMVLKLIGANTSNVIGAVKEELATINANLPEGIEVSPYYDQAQLVEAAVSTVTNALLQGIVLVAIVLLAFMGGWRPSLVVALSIPFSVCLALIAMKWFGISANLMSLGGLAIAIGMMVDGAVVVVENIDRLLRESSADESRLHIVARASQAVARPILFAISIIIVVFLPLFSLQGVEGATFRPLAYTVSLAMVGSLIFALVVAPVVASLIMRRPKSEQASDEPGGLVGFIARGYRPLLQGVIRRRWIGVTIAGLVLAVGVVVGPRLGSEFVPRFNEGDLLIRATMAPSISLDKAKQSMTLFERQLLERFPEVTQVVTRIGRGEVGAHADPVNSAEIFVGLKPKEQWQTAETLDGLYSAMSAEFEDFPGTKFNFTQPIAASVDELLTGTKAELAAKLFGDDLSVLDQKATEIAEVMRQVAGGEDVQKDQVGGTPQVRIELDREAIARYNLNVSDVQETISIAIGGDSAGQVFEGIRRFDIYVRLKESARDRTEVIRDLKVRNHEGQQIPLSELASVEEVVGPRQITRENNQRFITIQANVRDRDIGSYVAEADRIIAEKVDLPPGYFLKWGGQFELQQQANKRLMVVVPITLALVFFMLYANFGSLRNALLIMLNIPLALVGGIVSLWLAGLSLSVPASVGFIALFGIALENGLVLVSYLNELVRDGVPMAKACVQGAMARLRPVIMTAVTTGLGLAPLLFATGTGSEVQRPLAAVVIGGLVTATILTLVILPALYPWFADRSNGDDQTTS, encoded by the coding sequence ATGCAAGCGATTATTCGAGCGGCGTTGCAAAACCGGCTGCTGGTGGTGGTGATTGCACTGGCCGCAGTGATTGGCGGTTATGCCGCTTATCGGAGCCTGCCGGTGGATGCCTACCCGGACATTTCACCCTCGTTGGTACAGGTGTTTGTAGAGACGGAGGGGCTCGCACCCGAAGAGGTGGAAAAGTATGTGACCTACCCCCTGGAAAGCGCCATGAACGGCTTGCCGAAGCTGGACCACGTTCGGTCAGTGTCGAACTTTGGCCTGTCGGTGGTGAACATCTATTTCGAGGACGGCACGGACATCTACTTCGCCCGACAACTGGTCAGTGAGCGGCTGCAGCAGGCCAGAGAGGCCATTCCGAACGGGTTTGGTGAGCCGGTCATGGGGCCGATTACCACCGGTCTGGGACAGATTCTGTTCTATGTGCTGGAAGATACCAGTGGTGAGTACAGTCGCACCGAAATGCGGGAAATTCAGGACTGGATCGTCAAGTTCAACCTGCAGACGGTCAAGGGCGTGACTGAAGTGCTGTCCATTGGCGGTAACGTCAAGCAGTTTCAGGTGCGAATTGATCCCGAGGCATTACTGCGGTACGACATTTCTTTACCGCAGGTCAAGCGCCGGATCGAGGCGAATAATGCCAATGCGGGGGCTCAGTTTATTATTCAGAACGACGAGCAATATATTGTTCGCTCCGTGGGGCTGGCAAAAAACCTGGATGACCTTCGCAATATTGTAGTCAAAAGCGTTGATGGTATACCCGTCTATCTGCATCAACTGGGCGAACTGGCCATTGGTGGTGAAATCCGTCGCGGGTTGACCACCAAGGATGGTGAAGGCGAAGCCGTGGTGGGGATGGTGTTAAAGCTGATTGGCGCCAACACCTCCAATGTGATCGGTGCGGTGAAAGAAGAGTTGGCGACGATCAATGCCAACTTGCCGGAAGGGATCGAAGTCAGCCCCTACTACGATCAGGCGCAACTGGTCGAAGCCGCTGTTTCCACCGTGACCAATGCACTGCTTCAGGGTATTGTTTTGGTCGCGATTGTCTTGCTCGCCTTTATGGGGGGCTGGCGACCCAGCCTGGTAGTGGCCCTGTCCATTCCGTTCTCGGTTTGCCTGGCGTTGATTGCCATGAAGTGGTTTGGTATCTCCGCAAACCTCATGTCTCTGGGCGGTCTGGCCATTGCCATCGGCATGATGGTGGACGGCGCCGTGGTGGTGGTCGAGAACATCGACCGACTGTTGCGCGAATCTTCCGCGGACGAGTCGCGTTTGCACATTGTGGCGCGGGCCAGCCAGGCGGTAGCTCGGCCCATACTCTTTGCCATCAGTATTATCATCGTGGTGTTTCTGCCTTTGTTCAGTTTGCAGGGGGTGGAAGGGGCCACCTTCCGGCCGCTGGCGTACACAGTCTCTCTGGCGATGGTGGGCTCGCTGATTTTTGCTCTGGTGGTGGCTCCGGTGGTGGCCTCCTTGATCATGCGTCGCCCCAAATCGGAGCAAGCCTCGGATGAACCCGGCGGCCTGGTCGGCTTTATTGCCCGAGGCTATCGACCGCTCTTGCAGGGCGTTATCCGACGCCGCTGGATTGGGGTGACCATCGCAGGGTTGGTGCTTGCCGTCGGTGTGGTTGTCGGCCCTCGTCTCGGTTCTGAGTTTGTGCCTCGATTCAATGAGGGGGACCTTCTGATTCGTGCCACTATGGCGCCCTCCATCTCGCTGGATAAGGCCAAACAGTCCATGACGCTGTTTGAACGTCAGTTGCTGGAGCGTTTCCCGGAAGTGACTCAGGTCGTGACCCGGATCGGCCGCGGTGAAGTCGGTGCGCATGCCGACCCGGTAAACAGCGCGGAGATCTTTGTCGGACTCAAACCCAAGGAGCAGTGGCAGACGGCGGAAACACTCGATGGCCTATACTCCGCAATGAGCGCCGAGTTTGAAGACTTCCCCGGCACCAAGTTCAACTTTACCCAGCCCATTGCCGCCTCCGTGGATGAGCTGCTTACCGGGACAAAAGCCGAGCTGGCCGCCAAGCTCTTTGGGGATGACCTGAGCGTTCTGGATCAAAAAGCCACGGAAATTGCCGAGGTGATGCGGCAGGTCGCCGGTGGGGAAGATGTGCAGAAGGACCAGGTGGGAGGCACACCCCAGGTGCGCATCGAATTGGACCGGGAGGCCATCGCCCGCTATAACTTGAATGTATCGGATGTACAGGAAACCATCAGTATCGCCATTGGCGGGGACAGCGCCGGTCAGGTGTTCGAGGGGATCCGTCGGTTTGATATCTACGTGCGTCTGAAAGAGTCGGCGCGGGATCGCACTGAAGTGATTCGGGACTTGAAAGTCCGCAATCACGAAGGTCAGCAGATTCCGTTGAGTGAATTGGCGAGCGTTGAGGAAGTGGTCGGGCCGCGTCAGATTACCCGAGAAAATAATCAGCGCTTTATCACCATTCAGGCCAACGTCCGCGACCGGGATATCGGTTCCTATGTGGCCGAGGCGGACCGTATTATTGCCGAGAAGGTGGATCTTCCCCCGGGCTATTTCCTGAAGTGGGGCGGCCAGTTCGAGCTTCAGCAGCAGGCCAACAAGCGTTTGATGGTGGTGGTACCGATCACCCTGGCACTGGTATTTTTCATGCTGTACGCCAACTTCGGTTCGCTGCGTAATGCGCTGTTGATCATGCTCAATATTCCTCTGGCTCTGGTTGGCGGTATTGTATCGCTGTGGCTGGCGGGGCTGAGCCTGTCGGTGCCAGCGTCCGTGGGCTTCATTGCCCTGTTCGGTATCGCGCTTGAAAACGGCTTGGTGCTGGTCAGCTACCTGAATGAGTTGGTGCGCGATGGTGTGCCCATGGCGAAAGCCTGCGTTCAGGGCGCGATGGCGCGCTTGCGCCCGGTCATAATGACGGCCGTCACTACCGGTCTGGGCCTGGCGCCCTTGCTGTTTGCTACGGGCACGGGCAGCGAAGTTCAGCGGCCGTTGGCGGCGGTAGTGATCGGTGGCCTGGTGACCGCCACCATTCTCACGCTGGTGATTCTGCCAGCCCTGTATCCCTGGTTCGCCGACCGTTCAAACGGCGACGACCAAACAACGTCTTGA
- a CDS encoding AMP-binding protein has protein sequence MNELLERLARWSLLHPSRVALRDDEQTVTYRQLWNRVQGVAQAIMDSGVQRLGLVGDNSVAWVVADLACVRAGVVSVPVPTFFSPSQRQHLVETAGLDGILLSTADVRAEEVAETVGGGLWMHRLPVERELSVLPPGTVKITFTSGSTGTPKGVCLSAAQLGRTLRALDTRLSQLELPQHLSVLPLATLLENVAGVYLSLFRGAEVSVPGLASLGLSGSSGMDSQRWLSEQNRWQPTSLILVPELTRVLIEGAESGALQHRGYRFLAVGGGRVSPSLLRRAEKLELPMFQGYGLSECGSVVALNAPAENRIGSAGRVLDHVDVHVGPGGELQISGSSFLGYLGETPVDESHAVASGDLGFLDQDGFLWVSGRKKNLLITGFGRNISPEWLEAELTQSAGMAQALVFGDGEPHPLALLYPGPTDNGVEDCRQAIEALNANLPDYARLSHVYLLPCPFQNIDSTAVTPNGRIRRALVLESLESWLASAECLSTQSIEQPQPRMFAQE, from the coding sequence ATGAATGAATTACTTGAGCGCTTGGCCCGGTGGTCTTTGTTGCACCCGAGCCGAGTGGCGCTTCGCGACGATGAGCAGACGGTGACTTACCGACAGTTATGGAACCGTGTGCAAGGGGTTGCGCAGGCAATTATGGATTCGGGCGTTCAGCGACTTGGCCTGGTAGGTGACAACTCGGTTGCCTGGGTCGTAGCCGATTTGGCCTGCGTTCGTGCCGGGGTTGTCTCAGTGCCCGTTCCGACGTTCTTCTCGCCGTCGCAGCGTCAGCATCTTGTCGAAACGGCAGGATTGGACGGGATTCTGCTGTCCACGGCCGATGTGCGGGCTGAGGAGGTGGCCGAGACGGTTGGCGGTGGCCTTTGGATGCACCGTCTTCCCGTTGAGCGGGAACTGTCAGTGTTACCCCCGGGCACGGTGAAAATCACGTTCACTTCCGGCAGCACCGGCACGCCTAAAGGGGTCTGTTTGTCCGCTGCACAACTGGGACGCACCCTGCGGGCTTTGGACACCCGATTGAGCCAGCTGGAGCTGCCGCAACATCTGTCGGTTTTACCCTTGGCGACGCTTCTGGAAAACGTCGCGGGCGTGTATTTGAGCCTGTTTCGAGGTGCTGAAGTGTCCGTTCCGGGACTTGCCAGCCTGGGGTTATCCGGTAGTAGTGGCATGGACTCACAGCGCTGGCTTTCGGAGCAGAATCGTTGGCAGCCAACGTCGTTGATTCTGGTGCCGGAGTTGACACGAGTGCTGATCGAGGGCGCGGAGTCGGGCGCACTCCAGCACCGGGGTTATCGCTTCTTGGCCGTTGGTGGTGGGCGCGTATCGCCCTCGCTACTGCGCCGAGCGGAGAAGCTGGAATTGCCGATGTTCCAGGGCTATGGGTTGTCGGAGTGTGGTTCCGTGGTAGCGCTGAACGCACCCGCAGAGAATCGTATCGGTTCGGCGGGCCGCGTTCTGGACCATGTAGATGTCCATGTTGGCCCCGGTGGTGAACTGCAGATTTCTGGCAGCAGTTTTCTCGGTTACCTGGGAGAAACGCCCGTGGATGAATCGCATGCGGTAGCCAGTGGTGACCTGGGTTTTCTGGATCAGGACGGGTTTCTATGGGTGTCCGGACGGAAGAAGAACCTGCTGATCACCGGTTTTGGGCGCAATATCAGCCCGGAATGGCTGGAGGCGGAACTGACCCAAAGTGCCGGTATGGCGCAGGCCCTGGTGTTCGGTGACGGGGAGCCCCACCCATTGGCGCTGCTGTACCCGGGACCAACTGACAACGGTGTGGAGGATTGTCGTCAGGCGATTGAGGCACTCAATGCAAATCTGCCTGACTATGCGCGCTTGAGTCACGTGTATCTGTTGCCTTGCCCGTTCCAGAACATAGATTCCACCGCAGTCACACCCAACGGCCGGATCAGGAGGGCACTGGTGCTGGAAAGCCTGGAGTCCTGGCTGGCGAGTGCCGAATGTCTTTCCACTCAATCCATTGAACAGCCTCAACCGAGAATGTTCGCCCAGGAGTAA
- a CDS encoding efflux RND transporter periplasmic adaptor subunit, with product MKPLASVWIFMISIALPLSGVSINAQAQQTEHNDHEHEQAQEGETHNEEKHGEHEGHGEEENHGERESDHQAHGEGEEAHNEAGGGAHEEHGGHEGHEEQGASVDPETLRALGGEVKVAGPGKVSQTVSLPGEVRLNKEAVAQVSPRYPAQIVDVSARIGDSVAAGDTLAVGESSQTLQRFPLKSLIRGTVIDRSATLGEQIQPTDAAFVVADLSTLWVDIALYPRQIGRVETGQPVRLSTAFGPEPVNARIDYLDPMVSEQLRTGLARVYLDNTSGQWRPGMFIEAEVTLAETQAEVVVPHTAVIEYQGREVVFVREGERWHPRPVTLGAKDRDQVVIRSGLASGEQYVAKGGFTLKADLLKSEFESGHNH from the coding sequence ATGAAGCCGTTAGCATCCGTCTGGATTTTTATGATCAGTATCGCGCTGCCCTTGTCCGGGGTGAGCATCAATGCACAGGCTCAGCAAACCGAGCACAACGATCACGAGCACGAACAAGCGCAGGAAGGAGAAACCCATAACGAAGAAAAGCACGGCGAGCACGAGGGCCACGGTGAGGAGGAAAACCACGGTGAGCGGGAATCTGATCACCAAGCCCATGGAGAAGGGGAAGAAGCCCATAATGAAGCGGGCGGAGGAGCCCACGAGGAGCATGGCGGGCATGAAGGCCACGAAGAGCAAGGAGCCTCGGTTGATCCCGAAACGCTCCGGGCGTTGGGTGGAGAAGTGAAAGTTGCAGGCCCCGGAAAAGTAAGTCAGACCGTGTCTCTGCCAGGAGAAGTTCGCCTGAACAAAGAAGCGGTGGCTCAGGTTAGCCCTCGTTACCCGGCCCAGATTGTTGATGTCAGTGCCCGGATTGGTGATTCCGTTGCGGCCGGCGATACCCTCGCGGTTGGCGAGAGCTCCCAGACCCTGCAGCGCTTTCCGCTCAAGTCCCTGATTCGCGGCACGGTCATTGATCGCTCCGCAACACTGGGCGAACAGATTCAACCCACCGACGCCGCGTTCGTTGTGGCGGACCTTTCCACGCTCTGGGTCGATATTGCGCTCTACCCACGGCAGATTGGGCGTGTGGAGACAGGTCAGCCGGTGCGCCTCAGCACGGCGTTCGGTCCCGAACCGGTCAACGCCCGAATCGATTATCTCGATCCCATGGTCAGCGAACAGCTACGCACCGGCCTGGCCCGGGTATATCTTGATAACACGTCGGGCCAATGGCGCCCCGGCATGTTTATTGAGGCTGAGGTGACGCTGGCCGAGACACAGGCCGAGGTGGTGGTGCCTCATACGGCGGTCATCGAATATCAGGGCCGCGAGGTGGTTTTTGTACGGGAGGGTGAGCGTTGGCACCCCCGGCCCGTCACTCTGGGTGCAAAAGATCGGGACCAGGTGGTCATCCGGTCCGGCCTCGCTTCCGGTGAACAATACGTCGCAAAAGGCGGCTTCACGCTGAAAGCGGATTTGCTCAAAAGCGAATTCGAATCGGGCCACAACCACTAG
- a CDS encoding response regulator transcription factor, whose protein sequence is MRILLIEDDSMLAQTMVRMLEQAQHQVDWINDGRKGLNALKDQTFDIAIADLTLPRLDGLEIVRQARKAQCRTPIIILTAREELDDRVQGLDFGADDYLTKPFKMAELEARMRAVIRRTDGYTDNNVLTSGTIRLNLDHAELQVGEKRFQLPKAEFQILQVLMRNTDRVATRRRLEEVLYGWDRGAESNTLEVHIHHLRQRLGKSVIRTVRGVGYTLDSEAAKDAG, encoded by the coding sequence ATGAGAATATTGCTGATTGAAGACGACTCGATGCTCGCCCAAACCATGGTCCGCATGCTAGAGCAGGCACAGCACCAGGTTGACTGGATCAATGACGGCAGGAAGGGACTGAATGCCCTGAAAGATCAAACCTTTGATATCGCCATTGCCGATTTGACGCTTCCTCGGCTGGATGGTCTTGAGATTGTTCGGCAAGCCAGAAAGGCACAATGCCGAACCCCCATTATTATTCTCACCGCTCGCGAAGAGCTGGATGACCGGGTGCAAGGGCTCGACTTCGGAGCGGACGACTATTTGACCAAGCCATTTAAAATGGCCGAGCTTGAAGCCCGCATGAGAGCCGTTATCAGGCGCACCGACGGCTATACCGACAACAACGTCCTGACATCGGGCACCATTCGCCTGAATTTGGATCATGCGGAGCTTCAGGTAGGGGAGAAGCGCTTCCAGCTACCCAAGGCCGAGTTTCAGATCCTGCAGGTACTGATGCGCAACACGGACAGAGTGGCCACAAGGCGACGGCTGGAGGAAGTACTCTATGGGTGGGACAGAGGCGCAGAGAGCAATACGCTTGAGGTACATATTCACCACCTTCGCCAGCGCCTGGGTAAATCCGTGATACGCACGGTACGCGGCGTTGGGTACACCCTGGATAGCGAAGCCGCAAAGGACGCTGGATGA
- a CDS encoding P-II family nitrogen regulator encodes MQEIKAYIKARRLEPVTLALHRLDGITGMSVSDVRGFGRSKAHSSATHPIAGASEFSEHVKLEIVCQDNLVDDVVELLKTEAHTGLRGDGRIFVTDVRRAVRIQDGVEGDSVV; translated from the coding sequence ATGCAAGAGATAAAAGCTTACATTAAGGCACGCAGGTTGGAGCCGGTGACGCTGGCCTTACACCGCCTGGACGGCATTACCGGGATGAGCGTATCGGATGTTCGAGGATTCGGACGCAGTAAGGCACACAGCAGTGCAACGCACCCGATTGCGGGTGCGTCGGAATTTTCCGAGCACGTGAAACTGGAAATTGTGTGCCAGGATAACTTGGTGGATGACGTGGTGGAACTGCTGAAAACCGAGGCTCATACCGGGCTTAGAGGCGATGGTCGCATTTTTGTGACCGACGTGCGTCGTGCCGTCCGCATACAGGATGGAGTAGAAGGCGACTCGGTGGTTTGA
- a CDS encoding ATP-binding protein, with protein sequence MVLIIVTLASTWSYWQSSHELEELFDAELAQNTRIVEGLVRHLAENRSRQELQRTLSETLDPLALTENTQEPEERWFESREDEILSGGLGHRYEKKISFQVWTKTGQPILPNKFGEVDTLAPDKTGFGWLSQSDYRWRTFTLHDEENGFWIRSVQREDIREELSGHLALGNVLPIAFALPLFIVATLWAVRTSFRPLRHLQSIAARLGPGTDRFLPSNTVPQEVEGLVTALNQLLTRLNRTIERERRFSSDAAHELRTPLAALRLQLESISQDSPTVVNELLQSLDRMAHLVDQMLVLSKADSDFNDHPERLSLSEWVAQSVADVYPLAQEKQIELQLLETDGEAWIMGNPTLINTMIRSLLANAIQYGPERSEVTLTLSPTRGGYQLTICDHGPGIPEEDRNKALNRFVRLDQRQGSGAGLGLAIAQRITERQGGILTLEERPDRRTGLCAAVWLPSSLT encoded by the coding sequence ATGGTCTTGATTATTGTTACCCTGGCCTCGACCTGGAGCTATTGGCAAAGCAGCCACGAGCTGGAGGAACTGTTTGATGCGGAGTTGGCTCAGAATACCCGAATCGTTGAAGGCCTCGTTCGTCACTTGGCAGAGAATCGCAGCCGACAGGAGTTACAACGTACCCTGAGTGAGACGCTGGACCCCCTGGCGCTAACCGAGAACACCCAGGAGCCGGAAGAGCGTTGGTTCGAAAGTCGTGAGGACGAGATCCTCTCCGGTGGCCTCGGACACCGATACGAAAAGAAAATTTCTTTTCAGGTCTGGACTAAAACCGGCCAACCGATTCTACCGAACAAGTTCGGAGAGGTGGATACCCTTGCTCCCGACAAGACAGGGTTTGGGTGGCTCAGCCAGTCCGACTACCGGTGGCGCACATTTACATTACACGATGAGGAAAACGGGTTCTGGATTCGCTCCGTGCAGCGCGAAGATATTCGGGAGGAACTGAGCGGCCACCTTGCCCTCGGTAATGTTCTTCCTATTGCTTTTGCGTTGCCTCTTTTTATTGTCGCGACACTGTGGGCGGTCCGTACCAGCTTCCGCCCGCTCCGCCATCTGCAATCCATCGCCGCCCGCCTGGGACCGGGCACCGACAGATTTTTACCATCGAATACCGTCCCTCAGGAAGTGGAGGGATTGGTCACAGCGCTGAACCAACTGTTGACCCGCCTTAACCGGACGATCGAGCGGGAACGTCGCTTTTCCTCCGATGCAGCTCACGAGCTGAGAACACCACTGGCGGCATTGCGCCTGCAACTGGAGAGCATCAGCCAAGACTCCCCGACGGTGGTCAATGAGCTGTTGCAGTCACTAGACCGAATGGCCCACCTGGTGGATCAGATGCTGGTCCTGAGCAAAGCCGACTCTGATTTCAACGACCATCCGGAACGCCTATCCCTGTCAGAGTGGGTTGCCCAGAGCGTGGCGGATGTCTACCCGCTAGCTCAGGAAAAGCAGATTGAGCTGCAGTTGCTCGAAACAGATGGCGAAGCCTGGATTATGGGCAACCCCACGCTGATCAACACCATGATTCGCTCATTACTGGCCAATGCCATACAGTACGGGCCTGAGCGCAGTGAAGTAACACTCACATTAAGCCCGACTCGCGGTGGGTACCAGCTTACAATCTGCGACCATGGCCCGGGCATACCGGAAGAGGATCGAAACAAGGCGCTCAACCGCTTCGTCCGCCTCGACCAGCGCCAGGGCTCCGGAGCCGGCCTCGGCCTGGCAATCGCCCAGAGAATCACCGAGCGCCAAGGCGGCATATTGACACTGGAGGAACGCCCCGACCGTCGAACGGGGTTATGTGCAGCAGTCTGGCTCCCATCGTCTCTAACATAG
- a CDS encoding TenA family transcriptional regulator, with amino-acid sequence MTFFHELQNASEFGRKTLYEAPIFSAIEDGRFDINSYTYFLSQAYHHVKHTAPLMMACGARLPDRLEPVRKALVEYIEEEYGHHEWILNDLKACGVDPDTVRNGQPDLPIRLMVAFLYDLINRGNPVGLFGMVQVLEGTSVAVATPMGEKVQRTLNLPDTAFSYLYSHGSLDQEHFQFFQSLMNGITEREDQRAIVDAANVVYRLYGDMLRDVPLASPADRIREVRRGLA; translated from the coding sequence ATGACTTTTTTTCATGAACTGCAAAATGCTTCCGAATTTGGCCGCAAAACGCTTTACGAGGCGCCGATCTTCAGTGCCATTGAGGATGGTCGTTTCGATATAAACAGCTACACCTATTTTCTGAGTCAGGCTTACCATCACGTAAAACATACCGCGCCTTTGATGATGGCCTGCGGTGCCCGCTTGCCGGATCGATTGGAGCCGGTGCGTAAAGCACTGGTGGAGTACATCGAGGAGGAGTATGGCCACCACGAGTGGATTCTCAATGATCTGAAAGCTTGTGGTGTCGACCCGGATACCGTTCGTAACGGTCAGCCCGATTTGCCGATACGGTTGATGGTGGCTTTTTTGTACGACCTGATCAACCGAGGGAATCCGGTGGGGCTATTTGGCATGGTACAGGTGCTTGAGGGAACGAGTGTGGCCGTGGCAACGCCGATGGGAGAAAAAGTGCAGCGTACTTTGAACTTGCCGGATACTGCGTTCAGCTACCTCTACTCTCATGGAAGCCTGGATCAGGAGCACTTTCAATTTTTTCAAAGCCTGATGAACGGCATCACTGAGCGGGAAGACCAACGGGCGATCGTTGATGCAGCCAATGTCGTTTATCGGCTCTATGGGGATATGCTCAGAGATGTTCCATTGGCGTCACCGGCTGATCGGATCAGGGAGGTGCGTCGTGGTCTGGCATAA